One stretch of Pirellulaceae bacterium DNA includes these proteins:
- a CDS encoding sialate O-acetylesterase: MYRAMTLTFFMLLLSSQARAESDKSIRVFVLAGQSNMVGTGQIALDLKRNDGRGSLEWLVHEPSKAAQFEHLVDADQNWVVRDDVQIWFLDRKGGLAPGYGGGETTIGPELGFGCVVGDAIDNPILLIKLAWGGKSLGRDFRPPSSGGEVGPYYKNVIETTRKVMNDVGELFPQFAGKKLELAGFGWHQGWNDRVNQKLNDEYQQNMANFIRDVRKEFNHPGLPFVIAETGMSGHKEKHPRALSLMAAQAAVAEQKGFQGNVAFVGTRDFYRPPEVSPARQAYHWNRNAETYYLIGQGMGQAMLRLMNRE, encoded by the coding sequence ATGTATCGAGCGATGACGCTAACTTTCTTCATGCTTTTGCTCTCATCACAAGCTCGTGCCGAGTCGGACAAGTCCATTCGAGTGTTTGTGCTTGCAGGTCAGTCAAACATGGTCGGAACAGGTCAGATCGCTCTGGATCTGAAACGCAATGATGGCAGAGGATCATTGGAATGGCTCGTTCACGAGCCATCAAAGGCAGCGCAGTTCGAACATTTGGTGGATGCAGATCAGAATTGGGTCGTGCGCGATGATGTGCAGATTTGGTTCCTCGACCGGAAGGGCGGGTTGGCGCCCGGTTATGGAGGTGGTGAAACCACGATCGGACCGGAGCTTGGTTTTGGATGTGTCGTGGGAGACGCGATCGACAACCCCATTTTACTGATCAAGCTGGCTTGGGGAGGTAAGAGCTTGGGACGCGACTTTCGTCCGCCGAGTTCGGGTGGCGAAGTCGGACCCTATTATAAAAACGTGATTGAAACGACCCGCAAGGTGATGAACGATGTGGGTGAATTGTTTCCGCAATTTGCGGGCAAGAAATTGGAGTTAGCCGGTTTTGGTTGGCATCAAGGTTGGAACGATCGTGTGAACCAGAAACTTAACGACGAATATCAGCAGAACATGGCTAACTTTATTCGTGATGTGCGCAAGGAGTTTAACCATCCCGGGCTTCCTTTTGTGATTGCCGAAACCGGCATGAGCGGTCACAAAGAAAAGCACCCACGCGCCTTGTCGCTGATGGCTGCCCAGGCTGCTGTGGCCGAACAGAAGGGATTTCAGGGAAATGTTGCATTTGTGGGAACCCGGGATTTCTATCGTCCGCCGGAAGTGTCACCAGCGCGGCAGGCATATCATTGGAATCGAAATGCGGAGACCTACTACCTGATTGGCCAGGGAATGGGGCAGGCGATGCTTCGGCTTATGAATCGTGAATAG
- a CDS encoding DUF1553 domain-containing protein: protein MRVIVYFTAVCWAISFYLPAFRLSADEVDYVRDIQPILAEKCYACHGPDEATREAGLRFDIRQAALAELPSGQRAIVPGNAATSALVERILQADSEQRMPPPTTKKILTPSERQILRQWILEGAEFTKHWAFVSPNRPTPPLKAKAWGENVIDQFVYDRLLQNGMSPSSEADRVTLMRRLSFDLRGLPPSIAEVDAFLADQREDAYGKVVDEMLKSVHFGEKLAQDWLDLARYGDTNGYHSDSHRDMWLYRDWVIHAFHTNMPYDRFIREQLAGDLMPNATEEQRIASAFNRNAPFNEEGGADPDEFFVAYAVDRTNTTGQGLLGLTFGCAQCHSHKYDPISQTEYYEFLAFFNSVDGEIGGGGENGHHNRPVPPTFAAKSPLRHLQVEQLGNEIKNAQKEYEQALETAIVRAGTSKSFHAWVEQQKVEQANRSKSAALPITEGLVLHLDASDVNGNRIVDTEEELDPSRRLESWHDLSGNSHLATGHGAPRYLPQAIGEKPAIRFDGKTDFFRTATGAERLGDDFTILTVHRVWQAQGHQMLVMWGQEEQGKRRALWLTQDKLQFAFNGYSADVVGDSSLQLQVAYICSLTKSGPDHQIHFVLNGEDAGEGQATLSDFDNSAITIGANNAGAEHASIDLGELLIYDRPLSRVEQNLVGDFLAGKYAVQSKYDGVPAELAAVLDSPSSDWNNAQRRQAARFFAEYVQSASSQRLQRLRDQLLQVRMQRDTIMDAESTVMVMKSMPKRKSTFVLNRGDFQQPGELVTPDVPEMFPPLPSGELPNRLALGEWMTRPNNPLLSRVRVNHLWKLLFGQGLVRTPGDFGTQGAPPTHPELLDWLAVTFVDSEWDTKALIKQMVMSATYRQASIVTKPASLKDPENRWLSRAPRYRLSAEEIRDMALASSGLLQRKIGGKSVRPFQPANYFAANSGKQWSPSNGVDRLRRGIYTYWQRTAPYAAFVIFDAPSRQICTAQRSRTNTPLQALVTLNDPEFQQAARALAISVLGQQGKSDRENLIEMWRRVLSRVPNDQEMGILTSLLDEQRQSYQHLAVSVPKDVTSTGPAPREISSWTNVASAVLNLDEAITRE from the coding sequence ATGCGGGTGATTGTTTATTTTACCGCCGTCTGTTGGGCGATCAGTTTTTATCTACCTGCATTTCGTTTGTCAGCTGACGAAGTCGATTATGTGCGCGACATCCAGCCGATACTCGCTGAAAAGTGCTATGCTTGTCACGGACCGGATGAAGCAACTCGTGAAGCAGGGCTTCGATTTGATATCCGTCAGGCGGCACTCGCTGAGCTGCCTTCGGGGCAGAGAGCCATTGTGCCGGGAAACGCAGCGACAAGCGCTTTGGTCGAGCGGATTTTGCAAGCGGATAGCGAGCAACGCATGCCGCCTCCGACCACTAAAAAAATACTGACACCATCGGAACGTCAAATCCTCAGACAGTGGATCTTGGAGGGCGCTGAGTTTACAAAACATTGGGCCTTTGTTTCCCCAAATCGTCCTACGCCACCTCTAAAAGCGAAAGCCTGGGGAGAGAACGTGATCGATCAGTTTGTCTACGACCGGCTCCTACAAAATGGTATGTCACCATCGTCGGAAGCGGATCGAGTGACTTTGATGCGACGTCTCTCGTTCGATTTGCGAGGGCTTCCGCCATCCATTGCGGAGGTTGACGCCTTTTTGGCTGATCAGCGTGAAGACGCTTATGGGAAAGTGGTGGACGAAATGCTCAAGTCGGTCCATTTCGGTGAGAAACTTGCCCAGGACTGGCTTGATCTAGCGCGCTATGGCGACACGAACGGATACCACAGCGATAGTCATCGCGACATGTGGTTGTATCGTGATTGGGTGATTCACGCTTTCCACACGAATATGCCTTATGACCGATTCATTCGCGAGCAGCTGGCTGGCGATCTCATGCCCAACGCAACTGAGGAGCAACGCATTGCCTCTGCATTCAACCGGAATGCACCTTTCAACGAAGAAGGTGGTGCCGATCCGGATGAATTCTTTGTCGCTTACGCGGTAGATCGCACGAACACCACCGGGCAGGGGCTGCTGGGCCTAACGTTTGGGTGTGCACAATGTCATAGCCATAAATATGATCCCATTTCGCAAACAGAATATTACGAGTTTCTTGCGTTCTTCAACAGCGTCGATGGTGAAATAGGTGGTGGTGGTGAAAATGGACATCACAACAGGCCTGTGCCGCCAACCTTCGCTGCCAAGTCCCCCTTGCGTCACTTACAAGTTGAGCAGCTGGGAAATGAAATCAAAAATGCACAAAAGGAATATGAGCAGGCTTTAGAAACAGCGATTGTGCGAGCAGGAACTAGCAAGTCGTTTCATGCCTGGGTCGAGCAGCAAAAGGTCGAGCAAGCCAATCGTTCCAAGTCGGCTGCCTTACCGATTACGGAGGGGCTTGTGCTCCATCTGGATGCCAGCGATGTGAATGGTAATCGAATCGTGGATACCGAAGAGGAATTGGATCCGTCCAGGCGCCTCGAAAGTTGGCATGATCTTTCAGGGAATTCTCATCTTGCCACCGGGCATGGTGCGCCGCGGTATCTTCCGCAAGCGATTGGGGAAAAGCCGGCCATTCGATTTGACGGGAAAACAGACTTTTTTCGCACCGCGACCGGTGCCGAACGTCTTGGTGATGATTTTACGATTCTGACCGTGCATCGCGTTTGGCAGGCGCAGGGGCATCAAATGCTGGTGATGTGGGGGCAGGAAGAGCAGGGTAAGCGTCGTGCGCTATGGCTGACTCAGGATAAGCTGCAATTTGCCTTCAATGGCTACTCTGCCGATGTAGTTGGAGACAGTTCCTTACAGCTTCAGGTTGCTTACATTTGCTCGCTCACGAAGAGCGGCCCCGATCATCAAATCCACTTTGTATTAAACGGAGAGGATGCTGGCGAAGGTCAGGCCACGCTTTCTGATTTCGATAATTCCGCAATTACGATTGGTGCCAATAACGCCGGAGCTGAGCATGCATCGATCGATTTAGGTGAATTATTGATTTACGATCGACCATTGTCGCGGGTCGAGCAAAACCTGGTCGGTGACTTTCTCGCGGGGAAATACGCCGTTCAGTCGAAGTATGACGGAGTGCCTGCCGAATTGGCCGCGGTGCTCGACTCACCGAGTTCTGATTGGAACAACGCTCAACGCAGACAAGCAGCTCGTTTTTTTGCGGAGTATGTGCAGTCCGCTTCCTCCCAGCGTTTGCAAAGACTTCGTGATCAACTTCTGCAGGTCAGAATGCAACGTGACACCATCATGGATGCCGAGTCGACTGTGATGGTGATGAAATCCATGCCAAAACGAAAGTCGACGTTTGTCCTAAATCGTGGTGACTTTCAACAGCCGGGCGAATTAGTCACACCCGATGTGCCTGAGATGTTTCCACCTTTGCCGTCTGGAGAATTGCCGAATCGTCTCGCACTAGGTGAATGGATGACACGGCCCAACAATCCATTGTTAAGTCGCGTCCGCGTGAATCATTTGTGGAAATTACTGTTTGGACAAGGGTTGGTGCGGACGCCGGGTGATTTTGGAACACAAGGAGCACCGCCAACCCATCCTGAATTACTCGACTGGTTGGCGGTTACGTTTGTTGATTCTGAGTGGGATACGAAGGCATTGATCAAGCAGATGGTTATGTCCGCCACCTACCGCCAGGCGTCGATTGTGACAAAGCCAGCCAGCCTGAAAGATCCTGAGAATCGTTGGTTGTCGCGTGCCCCGCGTTATCGGCTCTCGGCGGAGGAGATTCGGGACATGGCACTCGCTTCCAGCGGATTACTCCAGCGGAAAATTGGTGGGAAAAGCGTGCGACCCTTTCAGCCTGCCAATTATTTTGCCGCGAATTCTGGTAAGCAATGGAGCCCAAGCAACGGTGTGGATCGCTTGCGACGGGGGATTTACACCTATTGGCAACGGACGGCTCCCTATGCTGCCTTCGTGATTTTTGATGCGCCGAGTCGTCAAATCTGCACAGCCCAACGATCGCGCACGAATACACCGTTGCAAGCACTGGTAACACTGAACGATCCGGAATTCCAACAAGCTGCCCGGGCACTTGCAATTTCCGTACTGGGACAGCAAGGGAAATCGGATCGAGAAAATCTAATCGAGATGTGGCGACGAGTATTAAGTCGAGTTCCCAACGACCAAGAAATGGGGATTCTCACATCGTTGCTGGATGAGCAACGTCAAAGTTACCAGCATTTGGCTGTTTCCGTACCGAAGGATGTAACTTCAACGGGGCCTGCGCCACGGGAGATCTCGTCCTGGACCAATGTAGCCAGTGCTGTTTTGAATCTGGATGAAGCGATAACTCGCGAGTAA
- a CDS encoding DUF1501 domain-containing protein, protein MENHSTNRSGDDPIATDSMIRRTFLSRTTAGLGLAALHQLSIQENAGAAPASPAIQPQFAPRAKRVIYLFMSGGPSQMETFDPKPALTKYHGELLPDSIRRGQRLTSMTSGYDPRIAKSDHRFAKFGNAGHEMNVLYQHLGKMADDMTIVRSLHTDPINHDPAVTFLQTGSGLEGRPSIGSWLSYGLGSMNRDLPEFVVLVSGSGQPLLTRYWHNGFLPSRHQGVQFQSQGDAVLFLSNPPGVDMENRGKLIRRINDLNRIRLQTVGDPEVETRINAFELAYRMQSSVPDLMDLSNESRSTLEMYGAEPGKASFANNCLLARRLASSGVRFIQLYDRGWDHHGAVATGIRNKIAQVDKPLAALLADLKQRGLLEDTLVICGGEFGRTSYSQHNRGKEYGRDHHPRAFSIWMAGGGIRPGVNYGKTDEFGYNVVENPVHVHDFQATLLHCLGLDHERLTFRYKGRDFRLTDVHGNVVRDLLV, encoded by the coding sequence ATGGAAAATCACAGTACTAATCGTAGTGGGGACGATCCGATTGCCACCGATTCGATGATTCGTCGAACGTTTTTGTCACGAACAACGGCAGGCCTTGGACTCGCTGCGTTGCATCAGCTGTCAATCCAAGAGAATGCCGGGGCGGCTCCAGCCTCGCCAGCGATTCAGCCCCAATTCGCGCCTCGTGCAAAGCGGGTCATCTATTTGTTCATGAGTGGCGGTCCTTCTCAGATGGAAACGTTTGACCCGAAGCCTGCCCTGACGAAATACCATGGTGAACTGTTGCCTGATTCAATTCGGCGGGGGCAACGATTGACGAGTATGACCAGTGGTTATGATCCGCGTATTGCCAAAAGTGATCATCGCTTTGCCAAGTTTGGTAATGCGGGCCATGAGATGAATGTGCTCTATCAGCACCTGGGCAAAATGGCGGATGACATGACCATCGTAAGGAGCCTGCACACCGATCCAATTAATCATGATCCTGCAGTCACCTTCTTGCAAACGGGGAGCGGGTTGGAAGGTCGGCCTTCCATCGGTAGTTGGCTCTCCTATGGACTCGGATCGATGAATCGAGACCTTCCAGAATTTGTGGTTTTGGTTTCGGGAAGCGGTCAGCCATTGTTGACACGCTATTGGCATAATGGCTTCCTTCCAAGTCGGCATCAGGGAGTTCAGTTTCAATCGCAAGGTGACGCGGTCTTGTTTCTCTCGAATCCGCCAGGTGTCGACATGGAGAACCGTGGCAAACTGATTCGGCGTATCAATGATTTGAATCGAATCCGACTGCAGACGGTTGGAGATCCAGAGGTTGAAACCAGAATCAACGCTTTCGAACTCGCCTATCGTATGCAGTCGAGTGTTCCTGACTTGATGGATCTGTCGAACGAGAGTCGATCGACGTTGGAAATGTATGGGGCTGAGCCGGGAAAGGCTTCGTTCGCCAATAATTGTTTGCTTGCTCGGCGACTGGCGTCATCCGGTGTGCGATTCATTCAACTCTATGATCGCGGTTGGGATCATCACGGTGCAGTGGCAACCGGAATAAGAAATAAAATTGCACAAGTCGACAAACCGTTGGCAGCGCTGTTAGCGGATCTGAAACAACGTGGACTCTTGGAAGATACGCTTGTCATCTGCGGCGGTGAGTTTGGGAGAACGTCGTATAGCCAGCACAATCGTGGCAAAGAATACGGACGAGATCATCATCCGCGGGCGTTCAGTATCTGGATGGCCGGGGGGGGCATTCGGCCCGGTGTCAACTATGGCAAAACGGATGAATTTGGTTACAACGTGGTCGAGAATCCGGTGCATGTCCACGATTTTCAAGCGACCCTGCTGCACTGTTTGGGGTTAGATCACGAACGCCTCACGTTTCGTTACAAAGGACGTGATTTTCGACTGACCGATGTGCACGGAAACGTCGTGCGTGATCTGCTGGTCTAG